The following are encoded in a window of Rhodospirillaceae bacterium genomic DNA:
- a CDS encoding DMT family transporter → MAVFALLGITLGTLYQKRFCRNIDLRSGQVIQLVAASLVIWPWVYWMQERPVEWSGEFVFSLFWMSVVLSGIAITLLTWLIYNAPAASVAVLFYVTPPLATVYAYIILGENLGWLGIVGMAITISGLTLTITKKVPKKHHHQPL, encoded by the coding sequence TTGGCAGTTTTTGCTTTGTTGGGTATCACTTTGGGGACTTTATACCAAAAACGTTTTTGCCGGAATATTGATTTAAGGTCTGGACAAGTCATCCAGTTGGTTGCGGCATCCTTGGTCATATGGCCTTGGGTTTATTGGATGCAGGAAAGACCGGTTGAATGGTCGGGAGAGTTTGTTTTTTCCCTATTTTGGATGTCAGTCGTGTTATCGGGCATTGCCATCACTTTGCTTACCTGGTTGATTTATAACGCCCCTGCGGCTTCAGTTGCGGTATTATTTTATGTCACACCGCCGTTGGCAACGGTTTATGCCTATATTATTTTGGGGGAAAATCTGGGTTGGTTGGGGATCGTTGGCATGGCTATTACCATTTCAGGCTTGACATTGACCATTACCAAAAAGGTACCGAAAAAACATCATCATCAGCCGTTATAG